DNA from Amorphoplanes friuliensis DSM 7358:
TCGGCGTCCAACGGCAGCGTCGACGTGAAGGTCGCGGCCGACCCGGGCCAGCCCGGCCTCGCCGTGCACATCCAGCGCAGCGACAGCGGCACCTGGACCACCGTCAACACCGGTCACACCGGCAGCGCGCCCGACGGCGTCTACACGACCACCCTCAGCGGGCAGGGCTCCGGCACCAGGATCTACCGCGCGGTGATCGACGCCGACAAGGACAACAACCTGCTCACCGGTCAGACCACGTCGATCTCCCTGAACGTCGGCAGTGGCAGCGGCGGAGGCACGGGCGGGGGCGGCACGAAGCCGCCGGCTACTCCCCCCACCGCTCCCGCCGCTCCCAAGGCCGGTGACGTCGTCTTCTCGAAGATCGTCTACAACTCACCGGGCAAGGACACGGGCAGCAACACCAGCCTGAACGCCGAGTACGTCCGCCTGCTCAACAAGTCGAGGACGACGATCAACCTCAAGGGCTGGACGGTCCGCGACGCCGCCGGCCACGTCTACACCGTGCGGACCGACCAGCGGATCAGCGCCGGCAAGTACGTCTACCTGCACACCGGCAAGGGCACCAACGGCCGCCCCGACTCCCGGCACCGCTACTGGAACAGCACCGGCTACGTGTGGAGCAACGGCGGCGACACCGCGTACCTGCGTACCGGGGCCGGCAAGGCGATCGATTCCTGCAAGTGGACCAGCGACAAGGGCAAGACCTACTGCTGAGTCTCTGGGTAGGGTGCGCGGGTGCCTGATCATTTGCCTGACTGCCCCTGCTGCGGTGGCGCGTTGTCCCCGGTCGACCTCGCGGTCCGCTCGGCCTGGCCGGATCCCCTCCTGGCCCTGTCCGAACGCAAACGCGAGGCGACCTGGGGCAACGAGCACCTGCGGCACGCGAACGGCATCGGGTCGTTCGTCCGCTGCCTGATGCCGGTGCGGCTTTCCGGCGGCGGCAGCATCGAATACTCGGTCTGGTTGCAGGTCAGCAAGGACGAGCTCAAGCACGCCCACAAGATCTGGGAGAAGCCCGAGTACGCCGGTCTCCGGCTCGAGGGCACGGTCTCGAACAGCATCAAGCCGTGGGACGGCCTCCTCGGGACGCCGGGCCGAGCGGAGGTCCGCGACCCGGACTCGATCCCGTACCTGGTCGCGGACGAGGGCACCCTGCTGCACCGCATCCTGCACGACGAGTGGGACCGCGACGACGTCCTCAGCCGCCTCACGTACGCCCTGCCCACCCCGGTACACCAGCGGATCACCGACGACTGGTCCCTGGAACGCACAGCGGGCCTGGAACTCAAGTGGCACGAGGACCGGATCTACTTCTCGGGGCCGGGCCGGACGGTGCACCTGGACCCGCTGGGCGCGCCGCCCGGGTACACCCCGCAGCGCATGATCGCCGAGCTGACCGAGGACGCACCCCGCGACCGTGACGGCGAAGCCACCGAGGACGACGGTGAGATCCACCGCCACGCCTTCTGGCGTCCCGCCCTGGGCGACGGCCGCATCGTGCACAACCTCCACGGCTTCGTCGCCGTGGAGGGCAAACTCCTGCACGTCGCCTGCGTCTTCGACGACCCCTCCGACCTGCCCTGGGCCCAGCGCGTCTGGCGTTCCGTACGCCCCGAGAAGGGCTGACCACCCGGCCCGTGCTAGCTTTGTTCCAGCGACGCGGGGTGGAGCAGCTCGGTAGCTCGCTGGGCTCATAACCCAGAGGTCGCAGGTTCAAATCCTGTCCCCGCTACCACGCGAGAAGGCCCGTCAGATTTCCTCTGACGGGCCTTCTTTCTGTCTCCCGCCTTCCGGGGGTCCTGCCGGACCCCCGGAAGAACAAGGCTCTGCCTCCGACCGGTCACCGGCTCCAGGATCGAGGTGACCACCCCGACGGAGGAGAAAATCATGGCTTCGCTCGCTCTCATCACCGGCGCATCCTCGGGAATCGGCAAGGCCTTCGCCGAGCGCCTGGCCAAGGACGGCCACGACCTCGTGGTCGTCGCCCGCCGCAAGGACCGGCTCGAAGCCCTCGCGGCCTCCCTGCCCGGCACCGACGTCCGGCTCGTGACGGCCGACCTGTCGACCGACGAGGGCATCGACACCGTCGCCGAGCTCGCTGCCACCCTGCCGGTCACGATGTTGGTCAACAACGCCGGTGTGGCCCACTACATGCCGATGCAGGACCTGCCCACCGCCAAGGCGCGGGAGCTCGTCCACGTCAAGGTGGTCGCCCCGACGATGCTGACCCGCGCGGCCCTCCCCGGCATGATCGCCCGCGGTGGGGGAACGATCGTCAACGTCGCCGGCATGCTCGCCTTCTCCGGCCCCGCCCCGGCCTCCCAGCTCCCCCGCGCCGTCTACGCCGGCACGCTGGCCAACACGGTCACCATGTCGCAGACCCTGCACGCCGAGCTGGCCGGCACCGGCGTCACCGTGCACGTGGTCTGCCCCGGCCTCGTGGCCACCGAGTTCCACGAGGTCCAGGGCATGGACCTGTCCGCCGTACCCCGCATGTCAGCCGACGACGTCGTCACCGCGGCCCTGACCGGCATCACCCTCGGCGAAACCGTCAGCGCCCCCAGCGTCGAGGACTACAGCCTGCTCGAAACGGTCTTCGGCGCCGAACTCGCCGCCTTCGCCGCCCAGAGCCCCCAACTCGCCTCCCGCTACCGCGGCAACTGAGCGGGCGGCTTGACCGTGAAGGCGTCGGCCACCTCGGCGCGGTCGCCGAAGAGTGAGGCCAGGGTCAGCGTCCACTTGCCGGTGGCGACGCCCGTGAGCGGGAAGGCGACCTTCATGGTCTTGCGGTCGGTCGAGATGCTCTTGACCGTGCCCACGACCGGGTCGGCACCCGTACGGGTCAGCTGCGGCGTCAGGTTGGTCGAGAACGCCTCACCGGTCAGTGTCACCGTGCGCGTCGTGCCCTGCTTGCCTGCCTTCGGCTGGATGTTCGTCGGCCGGTACGCGGCGACAACACCCAGGTCGATCACGGTCGGTGTGGCCGGGTCGACGGTGAAAGCGGAACTCTCGCCGTACGCGGTGTAGGTGTCCTGGGAGACCTGGTGCAGGTCGGAGTCGGTGGTGTCGTCGCCCACGTCCGGCGTGGCGAACCGCCAGCTGGAGCGGGACAGGGAGGCGAAGATCTGGTAGCGCTTGGCCGGCACCGACTCGGAGTACGTGCCCTGGTAGTTGTTGGAGAAGCCGTACTGGTCGTAGTCCTCCAGCGAACGGATCGACAGGCCGACGGACTCGGCCGGCGGCTCGGTCGCCTGACGGATCCCGTCCGCGTTGAGGTCGTTCCACAGGTTGCCGCGAACCGTGCCGGGCGCGACGACCCGGATCGTGCCGGTGTCGGCGTTGTCCGCGCTGTCACTCTCGGGCGTCGACGTCGTGACGTCCGCACGGGTCTCCAGGACGGCCCCCGCGCTCACGCCCTCCACCGACACGGAGAGGACCAGCGACCGGTCGCGGACACCCGGCGCAAGATCCCCGACGCGCGTGCACCGGGTGACCGGCTGTTCGAAGTCGCAGTCCCAGTTGCTGGTGCTCTCGAACCCACCGACACGCAGGCCCTCCGGAAGCGCCACAGCCAGCGTCACACCGGCCGCGGGCACGCTGCCGTCGTTGCTCACGAAGGTCTGGATGCTCGACCAGCCGGACGCGGTCACGATGTTGCGCTCGATGACCACCTCGACGGCCACATCAGCCTCGTCGGCCGCGGCAAAAGCCGGTGCCCCGGTCAGAGAAACGCCGACCACTGCGGTGGCCAGCACGGCAACGTTCCGTAGGAATCTCACGTTCCGGAGCCTAGGTGCTCCGCACAGCGACCGCTGTCCCTGGTGGACGAACCGGACGACCGCGAACACGCGCCACGATCAGGTCCGCGGCAGCCATACTGAGGGCATGGGAGCCGTCCCGGCGATGCGCAAGTGTCCCCGCTGTGGGCACCTGACGCGCGCCGACCGCATGGTCAAGGGTTTCGGGCGGGACTGCGCCACGCAGCTGGGCCTGGTCGGTCGATCCGTCGACACCGGGCACGCCGGTCCTGACCTGCTCGACCTGCTGGAGCAGGAGCCGGAAGATGCCTGCGACGGCTGGGACCGCCCGAACCAGGCCTGAACAGCAGAAACGCGGCCTCTCCGGAGAGAGACCGCGTTTCCTGTGTGGTAGCGGGGACAGGATTTGAACCTGCGACCTCTGGGTTATGAGCCCAGCGAGCTACCGAGCTGCTCCACCCCGCGTCGGTAAGAACAGCCTAGCGTGCGGGCCGACCCGCATGCAAAACGACCCCCCGTAACCTGCCCCACACATGCTCGCGGCCCGCCGGTAACCCCGGCGGGCCGCTCGCTCGGTGATCAGTACGGGCAGGTCAGCCGCTCGGCGTGGGTGCCGGTGCTGACGGGTTCACGGACGGGTTCGTCGACGGTGGGACCGAGGGTCCCGTGGTCGGCGTGGCCACGCCCGCCGCCTTCTGGGCGTTCTGGAAGTTGGTCATCGCCGTGTCCAGGGCCTGCAGGGCGGTACCGTACTTGGCGAAGTCGCCCGACTGCTGGGCGGACTTGACGTCGGCGATGGCCTTGTCGAGGGCTGTCGCCGCCGTGGCCAGCTGGCCTGTCAGCGCCGGCTGCTGGCCGCCGTTGTCCGTGGGCGGTGGCTGGGTGCCGGTGTCCGGTGGATTGTTCGTCGCAGGCTGATTGCTCTTGCCCTGGGCGACGAGTTTGTCCAGGCCGTCCTTCAGGTTGTTCGCCAGCACGACGTACGTACCGCCGTCGCCGTACGACATCAGGACCTTCTGGAGCAGGGGTACGGCGTCCTGCTGGCCACTCTTCACGTAGACCGGTTCGACGTAGAGCATGCCGTCGCCGACCGGTAGTGAGATGAGGTTGCCGAACAGCACCTGGGACTGGTTGCTGTTGGACAGCAGGGTCAGCTCCGACCGTACGGTGGCGTTGTTCGTCATTCTCTGA
Protein-coding regions in this window:
- a CDS encoding lamin tail domain-containing protein, yielding MRARKTAIFAAIGCVAALGLTAPAAAADAAPTISAPASRVGYGSITITGTAPAGATVELFESAYVYNDFYASPDYANGGVITTKASTSGHYTLNRLLDSGFRFYVRANGVESKRISVAMGIIPTMTMSASNGSVDVKVAADPGQPGLAVHIQRSDSGTWTTVNTGHTGSAPDGVYTTTLSGQGSGTRIYRAVIDADKDNNLLTGQTTSISLNVGSGSGGGTGGGGTKPPATPPTAPAAPKAGDVVFSKIVYNSPGKDTGSNTSLNAEYVRLLNKSRTTINLKGWTVRDAAGHVYTVRTDQRISAGKYVYLHTGKGTNGRPDSRHRYWNSTGYVWSNGGDTAYLRTGAGKAIDSCKWTSDKGKTYC
- a CDS encoding DUF2199 domain-containing protein is translated as MPDHLPDCPCCGGALSPVDLAVRSAWPDPLLALSERKREATWGNEHLRHANGIGSFVRCLMPVRLSGGGSIEYSVWLQVSKDELKHAHKIWEKPEYAGLRLEGTVSNSIKPWDGLLGTPGRAEVRDPDSIPYLVADEGTLLHRILHDEWDRDDVLSRLTYALPTPVHQRITDDWSLERTAGLELKWHEDRIYFSGPGRTVHLDPLGAPPGYTPQRMIAELTEDAPRDRDGEATEDDGEIHRHAFWRPALGDGRIVHNLHGFVAVEGKLLHVACVFDDPSDLPWAQRVWRSVRPEKG
- a CDS encoding SDR family NAD(P)-dependent oxidoreductase, yielding MASLALITGASSGIGKAFAERLAKDGHDLVVVARRKDRLEALAASLPGTDVRLVTADLSTDEGIDTVAELAATLPVTMLVNNAGVAHYMPMQDLPTAKARELVHVKVVAPTMLTRAALPGMIARGGGTIVNVAGMLAFSGPAPASQLPRAVYAGTLANTVTMSQTLHAELAGTGVTVHVVCPGLVATEFHEVQGMDLSAVPRMSADDVVTAALTGITLGETVSAPSVEDYSLLETVFGAELAAFAAQSPQLASRYRGN
- a CDS encoding DUF11 domain-containing protein, which produces MRFLRNVAVLATAVVGVSLTGAPAFAAADEADVAVEVVIERNIVTASGWSSIQTFVSNDGSVPAAGVTLAVALPEGLRVGGFESTSNWDCDFEQPVTRCTRVGDLAPGVRDRSLVLSVSVEGVSAGAVLETRADVTTSTPESDSADNADTGTIRVVAPGTVRGNLWNDLNADGIRQATEPPAESVGLSIRSLEDYDQYGFSNNYQGTYSESVPAKRYQIFASLSRSSWRFATPDVGDDTTDSDLHQVSQDTYTAYGESSAFTVDPATPTVIDLGVVAAYRPTNIQPKAGKQGTTRTVTLTGEAFSTNLTPQLTRTGADPVVGTVKSISTDRKTMKVAFPLTGVATGKWTLTLASLFGDRAEVADAFTVKPPAQLPR